Proteins from a single region of Gossypium arboreum isolate Shixiya-1 chromosome 1, ASM2569848v2, whole genome shotgun sequence:
- the LOC108465243 gene encoding transmembrane 9 superfamily member 2-like, giving the protein MRNFGNSPAFVILGVFILSCVSHVRSDASDHRYKEGDPVPLYANKVGPFHNPSETYRYFDLPFCSPDHVKEKKEALGEVLNGDRLVSAPYKLNFKEEKDSSVVCKKKLSKDEVVFFRKAVEKDYYFQMYYDDLPIWGFIGKVDKEGKADPSEYKYYLYKHIQFDVLYNKDRVIEISARMDPHLLVDLTEDKEVDAEFMYTVKWKETDTPFEKRMERYSMSSSLPHHLEIHWFSIINSCVTVLLLTGFLATILMRVLKNDFIKYGQDEEAADDQEETGWKYIHGDVFRFPKYKSLFAAALGSGTQLFTLTVFIFMLALVGVFYPYNRGALFTALVVIYALTSGIAGYVATSFYCQLEGTNWVRNLLLTGCLFCGPLFLTFCFLNTVAIAYSATAALPFGTIVVIVLIWTLVTSPLLVLGGIAGKNSRAEFQAPCRTTKYPREIPPLPWYRSAIPQMAMAGFLPFSAIYIELYYIFASVWGHRIYTIYSILFIVFIILLIVTAFITVALTYFQLAAEDHEWWWRSFVCGGSTGLFIYAYCLYYYYARSDMSGFMQTSFFFGYMACICYGFFLMLGTVGFRASLFFVRHIYRSIKCE; this is encoded by the exons ATGAGAAACTTTGGCAACTCTCCGGCCTTTGTAATCCTCGGAGTTTTTATCCTCTCTTGTGTTTCCCATGTTAGATCCGACGCCTCCGACCACCGTTACAAAGAAGGTGACCCTGTCCCTCTCTACGCCAACAAGGTCGGCCCTTTCCACAACCCCAG TGAAACCTATCGCTACTTTGATCTGCCCTTCTGTTCTCCAG ATCATGTAAAGGAGAAGAAAGAAGCATTAGGTGAGGTATTGAATGGAGATCGACTCGTCAGTGCTCCTTATAAACTGAATTTTAAAGAGGAAAAAGATTCTTCCGTTGTTTGTAAGAAGAAACTTTCAAAGGATGAGGTTGTCTTTTTCCGAAAGGCGGTCGAAAAAGATTATTATTTCCAAATGTACTATGATGATTTGCCTATCTGGGGTTTTATTGGCAAAGTTGATAAGGAAGGAAAAGCTGATCCCAGTGAGTACAAGTATTACCTTTACAAGCATATTCAGTTTGATGTACTTTATAACAAGGATCGTGTTATTGAGATCAGCGCAAGGATGGATCCACATTTGCTCGTGGACTTGACTGAGGATAAGGAAGTTGATGCTGAGTTTATGTACACTGTGAAATGGAAGGAAACTGATACTCCTTTTGAGAAGAGGATGGAGAGATATTCCATGTCTTCTTCTTTGCCGCATCATTTAGAGATTCATTGGTTTTCAATTATCAACTCTTGTGTGACGGTTCTCCTTTTGACTGGTTTCCTTGCAACAATTCTCATGCGGGTCTTGAAGAATGATTTCATTAA GTACGGTCAAGATGAAGAAGCAGCTGATGATCAAGAAGAGACTGGATGGAAGTATATTCATGGAGACGTATTCCGTTTCCCAAAGTACAAATCTCTCTTTGCTGCTGCTCTCGGATCTGGAACACAGCTGTTCACTTT AACGGTCTTCATTTTTATGCTTGCACTGGTTGGTGTCTTTTATCCATACAACAGAGGAGCTCTATTTACTGCCCTGGTGGTAATATATGCCCTCACGTCAGGGATTGCAGGCTACGTAGCAACTTCTTTCTACTGTCAGCTTGAAGGGACAAACTGG GTTAGGAATCTGTTATTGACTGGCTGCCTTTTCTGTGGGCCCTTGTTTCTTACATTCTGCTTCCTTAACACAGTTGCCATTGCATACAGTGCAACTGCAGCACTGCCTTTTGGAACTATTGTAGTAATAGTCCTCATATGGACACTCGTGACATCTCCATTGCTTGTTCTGGGTGGTATTGCTGGCAAAAATAGCAGGGCTGAGTTCCAAGCTCCTTGCCGCACCACGAAGTATCCTCGAGAAATTCCACCATTGCCTTGGTACAGGAGTGCCATTCCTCAGATGGCAATGGCTGGATTTCTTCCATTTAGTGCTATTTACATTGAACTTTACTACATATTCGCCAGTGTCTGGGGCCACAGGATCTATACTATATACAGCATCTTGTTTATTGTATTCATAATCCTTCTGATTGTCACAGCTTTTATAACTGTGGCTTTGACATATTTCCAACTTGCTGCTGAAGATCATGAATGGTGGTGGAG GTCTTTCGTCTGTGGTGGATCAACTGGTCTCTTTATCTATGCCTACTGCTTGTATTATTACTATGCACGATCAGATATGTCTGGTTTTATGCAAACCTCGTTCTTCTTTGGTTACATGGCGTGCATCTGCTACGGATTCTTCCTCATGCTGGGGACAGTGGGTTTCCGTGCCTCGCTATTCTTCGTGCGTCACATATACAGGTCTATCAAGTGCGAGTAG
- the LOC108465242 gene encoding probable potassium transporter 17 isoform X2 — protein sequence MDLQSGAAVALPELLIDSASDTSHHLDCLHFPLHNTTDSVMLQSSDNKTGRWSNLLLAYKTLGVVFGGLVTSPLYVYPSMHLNSPTEEDYLGIYSIMFWTLTLIGVVKYACIALKADDQGEDVNSSQSRCVLNEDNRQKSRLGKVFETSMVARRALLFIAMLGTCMLIGDGILTPAISVLSAMDGLRAPFPSISKSLVEALSAVVLFILFLLQKFGTSRVSFLFSPIMGAWTLSTPLVGIYSIIHHYPSIFKALSPYYIFHFFWRNGKEGWLMLGGTILCITGSEALFADLGHFNRSSIQIAFLFTIYPSLILTYAGQTAYLIKNPNDHMDGFYKFIPKTIYWPIFIIATLAAVVASQSLISATFSVIKQSVVLDYFPRVKVVHTSSNKEGEVYSPEVNYILMVFCIAVILIFGDGQDIGNAFGVVVSLVMLITTILLTLVMIIIWRTPSLLVALYFIIFFMMEGVYVSAVLTKIPEGGWIPFAISFILAFIMFGWYYGRQRKIQYELTHKIDLGRLGMLLSDPSVQRVPGLCFFYTKIQNGLTPILGHYTKNMRSLHKVTIFTTLRYLLVPKVSPHERIVVKELGLRGVYACVIQYGYADSLNLEGDNFVSQVLDSLQEHIENCSSLPSDHMPVQEEISELSEAKTAGVIHVRGKARFHIGKSTSFFDRFMLAFYEVLHKNCRPALPVLGVPLPQCLEVGMFYEA from the exons ACTGGTAGATGGAGCAATCTGTTACTTGCATATAAGACACTAGGAGTTGTATTTGGAGGGCTTGTGACATCCCCATTATATGTATATCCATCAATGCATTTAAATTCTCCAACGGAAGAGGACTACTTGGGAATCTATAGCATCATGTTTTGGACTCTTACTCTCATTGGGGTTGTCAAGTATGCCTGTATAGCTCTTAAGGCTGATGATCAGGGTGAAG ACGTAAACTCCAGTCAATCACGTTGTGTACTTAATGAGGACAACAGACAGAAAAGCAGACTTGGCAAAGTTTTTGAAACAAGTATGGTTGCCAGAAGGGCGTTGCTTTTCATTGCTATGTTAGGTACATGTATGCTAATCGGTGATGGTATTCTTACTCCTGCAATCTCAG TGTTGTCTGCAATGGATGGACTAAGAGCACCATTCCCTTCTATCTCCAAAT CTTTAGTAGAAGCTCTTTCTGCAGTGGTTCTTTTTATTCTGTTCCTGCTGCAGAAATTTGGAACTTCTCGAGTGAGTTTTTTGTTTTCCCCTATCATGGGTGCATGGACCTTGAGCACTCCACTTGTTGGAATTTATAGCATTATACATCACTACCCCAGCATATTCAAGGCTTTATCACCATACTACATTTTCCATTTCTTTTGGAGAAATGGAAAAGAAGGCTGGTTGATGCTTGGCGGTACCATCCTCTGTATCAcag GTTCTGAAGCATTGTTTGCTGACCTGGGTCATTTTAACAGAAGTTCCATTCAG ATAGCTTTCTTATTTACAATCTACCCGTCATTAATTTTAACGTATGCGGGACAAACAGCGTATTTGATCAAGAATCCAAATGATCATATGGATGGATTTTACAAGTTCATACCAAAAACAATTTACTGGCCAATCTTTATCATAGCCACGTTGGCTGCAGTTGTGGCAAGCCAATCACTTATATCAGCTACCTTCTCTGTCATCAAGCAATCTGTTGTACTGGATTACTTTCCTAGGGTCAAAGTAGTGCACACGTCTTCCAACAAAGAGGGAGAAGTATACTCCCCAGAAGTCAATTACATCCTTATGGTTTTCTGTATTGCAGTTATACTTATATTCGGAGATGGACAAGATATCGGCAATGCTTTTG GTGTTGTTGTTAGTCTCGTCATGCTCATAACAACTATATTGTTGACACTGGTCATGATCATTATATGGAGAACACCGTCATTGTTAGTTGCATTGTACTTCATCATCTTTTTTATGATGGAAGGTGTATACGTTAGTGCAGTTCTGACCAAAATTCCTGAAGGTGGATGGATTCCATTTGCCATATCTTTTATACTTGCCTTCATTATGTTCGGTTGGTACTACGGGAGACAGAGGAAGATACAGTATGAACTAACTCACAAGATTGACTTGGGAAGACTTGGAATGCTGTTATCTGACCCGAGTGTGCAAAGGGTTCCCGGATTGTGCTTCTTTTACACTAAAATACAAAACGGATTGACTCCCATCCTAGGACATTATACTAAAAACATGAGATCGCTTCACAAGGTTActatttttacaacacttagataTCTACTGGTTCCTAAAGTTTCTCCACATGAGAGGATTGTGGTGAAAGAGTTGGGCCTTAGAGGAGTTTATGCATGTGTGATTCAATATGGTTATGCTGATTCCCTAAACCTTGAAGGAGACAACTTTGTTAGTCAAGTTTTGGATAGCTTGCAAGAGCATATAGAAAACTGCTCCAGTTTACCGTCTGATCATATGCCAGTTCAAGAGGAGATTTCAGAACTGAGCGAGGCAAAAACAGCAGGTGTAATTCATGTTCGAGGAAAAGCAAGGTTTCACATAGGCAAGAGCACCAGCTTCTTTGACAGATTCATGCTTGCCTTCTACGAAGTGTTGCACAAAAACTGTAGGCCTGCACTGCCTGTTCTTGGGGTGCCGCTGCCGCAGTGTCTGGAGGTTGGGATGTTTTACGAAGCTTGA
- the LOC108465242 gene encoding probable potassium transporter 17 isoform X1 has protein sequence MDLQSGAAVALPELLIDSASDTSHHLDCLHFPLHNTTDSVMLQSSDNKTGRWSNLLLAYKTLGVVFGGLVTSPLYVYPSMHLNSPTEEDYLGIYSIMFWTLTLIGVVKYACIALKADDQGEGGTFALYSLLCRNINIGILSSKSSDVNSSQSRCVLNEDNRQKSRLGKVFETSMVARRALLFIAMLGTCMLIGDGILTPAISVLSAMDGLRAPFPSISKSLVEALSAVVLFILFLLQKFGTSRVSFLFSPIMGAWTLSTPLVGIYSIIHHYPSIFKALSPYYIFHFFWRNGKEGWLMLGGTILCITGSEALFADLGHFNRSSIQIAFLFTIYPSLILTYAGQTAYLIKNPNDHMDGFYKFIPKTIYWPIFIIATLAAVVASQSLISATFSVIKQSVVLDYFPRVKVVHTSSNKEGEVYSPEVNYILMVFCIAVILIFGDGQDIGNAFGVVVSLVMLITTILLTLVMIIIWRTPSLLVALYFIIFFMMEGVYVSAVLTKIPEGGWIPFAISFILAFIMFGWYYGRQRKIQYELTHKIDLGRLGMLLSDPSVQRVPGLCFFYTKIQNGLTPILGHYTKNMRSLHKVTIFTTLRYLLVPKVSPHERIVVKELGLRGVYACVIQYGYADSLNLEGDNFVSQVLDSLQEHIENCSSLPSDHMPVQEEISELSEAKTAGVIHVRGKARFHIGKSTSFFDRFMLAFYEVLHKNCRPALPVLGVPLPQCLEVGMFYEA, from the exons ACTGGTAGATGGAGCAATCTGTTACTTGCATATAAGACACTAGGAGTTGTATTTGGAGGGCTTGTGACATCCCCATTATATGTATATCCATCAATGCATTTAAATTCTCCAACGGAAGAGGACTACTTGGGAATCTATAGCATCATGTTTTGGACTCTTACTCTCATTGGGGTTGTCAAGTATGCCTGTATAGCTCTTAAGGCTGATGATCAGGGTGAAG GTGGAACATTTGCCTTGTATTCCTTACTCTGTAGAAATATTAATATTGGAATCCTTTCTTCAAAAAGTTCAGACGTAAACTCCAGTCAATCACGTTGTGTACTTAATGAGGACAACAGACAGAAAAGCAGACTTGGCAAAGTTTTTGAAACAAGTATGGTTGCCAGAAGGGCGTTGCTTTTCATTGCTATGTTAGGTACATGTATGCTAATCGGTGATGGTATTCTTACTCCTGCAATCTCAG TGTTGTCTGCAATGGATGGACTAAGAGCACCATTCCCTTCTATCTCCAAAT CTTTAGTAGAAGCTCTTTCTGCAGTGGTTCTTTTTATTCTGTTCCTGCTGCAGAAATTTGGAACTTCTCGAGTGAGTTTTTTGTTTTCCCCTATCATGGGTGCATGGACCTTGAGCACTCCACTTGTTGGAATTTATAGCATTATACATCACTACCCCAGCATATTCAAGGCTTTATCACCATACTACATTTTCCATTTCTTTTGGAGAAATGGAAAAGAAGGCTGGTTGATGCTTGGCGGTACCATCCTCTGTATCAcag GTTCTGAAGCATTGTTTGCTGACCTGGGTCATTTTAACAGAAGTTCCATTCAG ATAGCTTTCTTATTTACAATCTACCCGTCATTAATTTTAACGTATGCGGGACAAACAGCGTATTTGATCAAGAATCCAAATGATCATATGGATGGATTTTACAAGTTCATACCAAAAACAATTTACTGGCCAATCTTTATCATAGCCACGTTGGCTGCAGTTGTGGCAAGCCAATCACTTATATCAGCTACCTTCTCTGTCATCAAGCAATCTGTTGTACTGGATTACTTTCCTAGGGTCAAAGTAGTGCACACGTCTTCCAACAAAGAGGGAGAAGTATACTCCCCAGAAGTCAATTACATCCTTATGGTTTTCTGTATTGCAGTTATACTTATATTCGGAGATGGACAAGATATCGGCAATGCTTTTG GTGTTGTTGTTAGTCTCGTCATGCTCATAACAACTATATTGTTGACACTGGTCATGATCATTATATGGAGAACACCGTCATTGTTAGTTGCATTGTACTTCATCATCTTTTTTATGATGGAAGGTGTATACGTTAGTGCAGTTCTGACCAAAATTCCTGAAGGTGGATGGATTCCATTTGCCATATCTTTTATACTTGCCTTCATTATGTTCGGTTGGTACTACGGGAGACAGAGGAAGATACAGTATGAACTAACTCACAAGATTGACTTGGGAAGACTTGGAATGCTGTTATCTGACCCGAGTGTGCAAAGGGTTCCCGGATTGTGCTTCTTTTACACTAAAATACAAAACGGATTGACTCCCATCCTAGGACATTATACTAAAAACATGAGATCGCTTCACAAGGTTActatttttacaacacttagataTCTACTGGTTCCTAAAGTTTCTCCACATGAGAGGATTGTGGTGAAAGAGTTGGGCCTTAGAGGAGTTTATGCATGTGTGATTCAATATGGTTATGCTGATTCCCTAAACCTTGAAGGAGACAACTTTGTTAGTCAAGTTTTGGATAGCTTGCAAGAGCATATAGAAAACTGCTCCAGTTTACCGTCTGATCATATGCCAGTTCAAGAGGAGATTTCAGAACTGAGCGAGGCAAAAACAGCAGGTGTAATTCATGTTCGAGGAAAAGCAAGGTTTCACATAGGCAAGAGCACCAGCTTCTTTGACAGATTCATGCTTGCCTTCTACGAAGTGTTGCACAAAAACTGTAGGCCTGCACTGCCTGTTCTTGGGGTGCCGCTGCCGCAGTGTCTGGAGGTTGGGATGTTTTACGAAGCTTGA